In a genomic window of Streptomyces sp. NBC_01231:
- a CDS encoding MerR family transcriptional regulator encodes MDDKHMQIGEVAARTELSLRTIRHYEETGLVVPSARSQGGFRLYTEDDVARVMVIRRMKPLGFTLEQMRDLLDATDRLDGDDTFDADEREALLERVRTYERAAAQQVEKLRVQLSRAEDFAATLRSRLDQAAPAVRR; translated from the coding sequence GTGGACGACAAGCACATGCAGATCGGCGAAGTCGCCGCGCGGACCGAACTGTCCCTGCGCACCATCCGTCACTACGAGGAGACCGGTCTCGTCGTCCCTTCCGCACGCTCCCAGGGCGGCTTTCGCCTCTACACCGAGGATGACGTCGCCCGCGTCATGGTCATCCGCCGGATGAAGCCACTGGGCTTCACCCTGGAGCAGATGCGCGACCTGCTGGACGCCACCGACCGTCTGGACGGTGACGACACTTTCGACGCCGACGAGCGCGAGGCCCTCCTGGAGCGCGTGCGGACCTACGAGCGGGCCGCCGCCCAACAGGTGGAAAAGCTGCGCGTCCAGCTGTCCCGCGCGGAGGACTTCGCGGCCACCCTCCGCAGCCGCCTGGATCAGGCCGCCCCTGCGGTCCGGCGCTGA
- a CDS encoding NmrA family NAD(P)-binding protein: protein MTTAGATLVIGATGTTGSRTAAQLTAAGHRVKAASRHATAVPGAEPVLFDWYDPATHAAALDGVDRVYLIPPLGDPDPAAIMLPFLRRARTAGMQRAVLLSSSAISEGGPAVGTVHQALPDLFEQWAVLRPSWFMQNFTGTHAHARSIREDGVVWTATGSGRIGFVDAEDIAAVAVRALTDEHAPDTDLVLTGPEALSYDDIVTIITEVTGRPVGHRRLSYEQMRDRLTEVVPVQFASMLAGMDRAIAEGTEDRTTNTVQRLTGRPARTFRAFLEREMRCSS, encoded by the coding sequence ATGACCACCGCCGGCGCGACTCTGGTCATCGGCGCGACCGGCACCACCGGCAGTCGCACCGCCGCGCAGCTGACGGCCGCCGGTCACCGTGTCAAAGCCGCAAGCCGTCACGCCACCGCGGTTCCCGGCGCTGAGCCGGTCCTCTTCGACTGGTACGACCCCGCCACGCACGCTGCCGCACTCGACGGAGTTGACCGTGTCTACCTCATACCGCCCCTGGGTGACCCCGACCCGGCGGCGATCATGCTGCCGTTCCTCCGTCGGGCCCGCACCGCCGGCATGCAACGTGCGGTGCTGCTGAGTTCCTCGGCCATCTCCGAAGGCGGCCCGGCAGTGGGAACGGTGCACCAGGCCCTGCCCGATCTGTTCGAACAATGGGCGGTGCTGCGGCCCTCGTGGTTCATGCAGAACTTCACCGGCACGCACGCGCATGCTCGCAGCATCCGTGAGGACGGCGTCGTATGGACTGCCACTGGGAGCGGTCGGATCGGCTTTGTCGACGCAGAGGACATCGCGGCCGTCGCCGTCCGCGCCCTGACCGACGAACACGCTCCCGACACCGATCTCGTCCTCACGGGACCGGAGGCGCTCAGCTACGACGACATCGTCACCATCATCACCGAGGTCACGGGTCGGCCCGTGGGTCACCGCCGTCTGTCCTACGAGCAGATGCGCGATCGCCTCACCGAAGTTGTCCCCGTGCAGTTCGCCTCCATGCTGGCCGGCATGGACCGTGCCATTGCCGAGGGGACGGAAGACCGCACAACCAACACCGTCCAGCGTCTCACCGGTCGGCCCGCGCGCACCTTCCGCGCTTTCCTCGAAAGGGAGATGCGGTGCAGCAGTTGA
- a CDS encoding TetR/AcrR family transcriptional regulator, with translation MPERKSRKDAVRNREAVLAAADALFAHQESPGDVTMADIAVAAGVGKGTLFRAFGDRAGLLRAMYEARLEPIREAVQAGPPPLGPATPPQQRVPALLDAILCFKLDNRRLALALEESGSGSPYQTEHYERWHGLLQAVLEQIPGLTDSDFTAHALLAATRADLVEHLAGQERVPRETARTQLANFATRVLTAGPPQGSTTED, from the coding sequence ATGCCTGAGCGCAAATCCCGCAAGGACGCCGTCCGTAACCGGGAGGCCGTGCTCGCAGCCGCCGACGCGCTCTTCGCCCACCAGGAAAGCCCCGGGGACGTCACCATGGCCGATATCGCAGTAGCGGCCGGCGTCGGCAAGGGCACGCTCTTCCGAGCCTTCGGCGATCGCGCCGGGCTGCTCCGCGCGATGTACGAGGCACGACTCGAACCAATCCGAGAAGCCGTCCAAGCCGGCCCGCCACCCCTGGGGCCCGCCACCCCGCCCCAACAGCGCGTGCCCGCCCTGCTCGATGCCATCTTGTGCTTCAAACTCGACAACCGGCGCCTCGCACTGGCCCTGGAGGAAAGCGGGAGCGGAAGCCCGTACCAGACGGAGCATTACGAGCGGTGGCACGGGCTGCTCCAAGCCGTACTGGAACAGATCCCAGGACTGACCGACAGCGACTTCACCGCCCACGCCCTGCTCGCCGCCACCCGAGCCGACCTCGTCGAGCACCTGGCCGGACAAGAGCGCGTGCCGCGGGAAACAGCGCGGACGCAATTGGCGAACTTCGCCACCAGAGTCCTGACGGCCGGCCCACCGCAGGGATCGACCACCGAGGACTGA
- a CDS encoding FAD-dependent monooxygenase produces MRHRIAVVGSGPAGLTFARVLHRHGHPVAVLERDPAPDARPPGGTLDLHEGLGQLALDKAGLLAEFQALSRSEGQAMRILDTDGTVLRDWRPRPDDRANPEIDRRQLRDLLLGPLDVQWGRAVTQVVPGTGDGVLVQFADGRQETFDLVVGADGAWSRVRPAASSVTPHYTGVTSVETSLDDVDTRHPDLARLIGDGSVAVYGVNRSLVAQRNSGGHVKVYTKFRAPLDWHTNLDLADDEAVRSGLLALFDGWAAPVLDLLRHGTAFVHRPFYVLPVSHTWTHVFGVTLLGDAAHLMPPLGAGANLAMLEGAELAESIATGPEDLDEAVRTFEEQMWARAGKWAKITTAGLERLVSPDPAEALALFDQVQPS; encoded by the coding sequence ATGAGACATCGTATCGCCGTGGTCGGCAGTGGCCCTGCCGGCCTTACCTTCGCCCGGGTCCTGCACCGCCATGGACACCCCGTCGCCGTCCTCGAACGCGATCCCGCCCCTGACGCCCGCCCCCCGGGCGGCACGCTGGACCTGCACGAAGGGCTGGGCCAGCTCGCGCTGGACAAGGCGGGGCTGCTGGCGGAGTTCCAGGCGCTTTCCCGTTCCGAGGGGCAGGCCATGCGCATCCTGGACACGGACGGGACGGTCCTGCGTGACTGGCGGCCGCGTCCAGATGACCGGGCCAATCCCGAGATCGACCGCAGGCAACTCCGTGACCTGCTGCTCGGCCCTCTCGACGTCCAGTGGGGGCGGGCCGTGACGCAGGTGGTGCCGGGGACCGGAGATGGCGTACTGGTCCAGTTCGCGGACGGGCGACAGGAAACGTTCGACCTCGTGGTCGGCGCGGACGGCGCCTGGTCCCGGGTCCGCCCGGCAGCCTCGTCGGTGACGCCGCACTACACCGGCGTCACCTCGGTCGAGACCTCCCTCGACGACGTCGACACCCGCCATCCTGACCTCGCCCGGTTGATCGGCGACGGTTCCGTGGCCGTGTACGGCGTGAACCGAAGCCTCGTCGCGCAGCGCAACAGCGGCGGCCACGTCAAGGTGTACACCAAATTCCGCGCGCCGCTGGACTGGCACACGAACCTGGACCTGGCCGACGACGAGGCCGTGCGATCGGGCCTGCTGGCTCTGTTCGACGGCTGGGCCGCTCCCGTCCTCGACCTCCTCCGCCACGGCACCGCTTTCGTCCACCGCCCCTTCTACGTCCTGCCCGTGTCCCACACCTGGACCCACGTCTTCGGGGTGACGCTACTGGGCGACGCCGCCCATCTGATGCCTCCGTTGGGAGCGGGCGCGAACCTCGCGATGCTGGAAGGCGCCGAACTCGCCGAGTCCATCGCCACCGGCCCCGAAGACCTTGACGAGGCCGTCCGCACCTTCGAGGAACAGATGTGGGCACGGGCCGGCAAGTGGGCGAAGATCACGACGGCCGGTCTGGAACGCCTTGTGAGCCCGGATCCCGCCGAAGCCCTCGCCCTCTTCGACCAAGTCCAGCCATCCTGA
- a CDS encoding nuclear transport factor 2 family protein, producing MREPTSPADLYRHSLRLLLDKDIAGWVGLWAEDGVMEFPFAPEGWPQRLEGKEAIAAYMGRYPDHIDLHDFPDLQIHQTTDPQTLVVEMRGVGRLVETDGPFDMTYIAVVTVQDGRITSYRDYWNPLVVLEPGTDFAGSSR from the coding sequence ATGCGCGAACCGACTTCTCCGGCGGATCTCTACCGCCACAGCCTGCGGCTGCTGTTGGACAAGGACATCGCCGGCTGGGTCGGCCTGTGGGCCGAAGACGGTGTGATGGAGTTCCCCTTCGCCCCTGAGGGCTGGCCTCAGCGTCTGGAGGGCAAGGAGGCCATCGCTGCCTACATGGGCCGCTACCCCGACCACATCGACCTGCACGACTTCCCCGACCTGCAGATCCACCAGACCACCGATCCGCAGACCCTCGTGGTCGAGATGCGCGGCGTCGGCCGCCTGGTGGAGACCGACGGCCCCTTTGACATGACCTACATCGCCGTCGTAACCGTTCAAGACGGTCGCATCACGTCCTACCGTGACTACTGGAACCCCCTCGTCGTCCTGGAACCCGGCACCGACTTCGCCGGGAGCAGCCGATGA